A genomic stretch from Frigoribacterium sp. PvP032 includes:
- a CDS encoding GrpB family protein: MTDEPRPRRRADVTEVDLVGGPEAVAVTLHDYDPRWPELYREHERRIVDALATTGTRADVEHIGSTSVPGLAAKPIVDVVVAVDDVTAEEDWLEPLLAAGYLLRVREPGHRLVRTPERDVHVHVYDRGAPAVAEYLLLRDHLRRDDDDRALYERTKRDLLARHWDDMNDYADAKTDVITAIRGRAREAREG; the protein is encoded by the coding sequence GTGACCGACGAGCCCCGCCCCCGCCGCCGCGCCGACGTGACCGAGGTCGACCTCGTCGGCGGCCCCGAGGCCGTGGCGGTCACGCTGCACGACTACGACCCGCGCTGGCCCGAGCTCTACCGCGAGCACGAGCGGCGCATCGTCGACGCACTCGCGACGACCGGCACCCGCGCCGACGTCGAGCACATCGGCTCGACCTCGGTGCCCGGGCTGGCCGCCAAGCCGATCGTCGACGTCGTCGTCGCGGTCGACGACGTCACCGCCGAGGAGGACTGGCTGGAGCCCCTGCTCGCCGCCGGCTACCTGCTGCGTGTGCGCGAGCCGGGACACCGGCTGGTGCGCACGCCCGAGCGCGACGTGCACGTGCACGTGTACGACCGCGGGGCTCCTGCGGTGGCCGAGTACCTCCTCCTGCGCGACCACCTGCGCCGTGACGACGACGACCGCGCGCTGTACGAGCGGACGAAGCGTGACCTGCTCGCCCGCCACTGGGACGACATGAACGACTACGCCGACGCCAAGACCGACGTGATCACCGCGATCAGGGGCCGGGCGAGGGAGGCGCGCGAGGGCTGA
- a CDS encoding DUF2200 domain-containing protein, with product MDRNGRIFDTAFADVYPLYVAKAERKGHTRAEVDTVISWLTGYDDARLAGHLAARTTFRDFFAAAELNPRASLVTGVICGVRIEELDDELMQQIRRLDKLVDEVARGRAMTKVLREG from the coding sequence ATGGACCGCAACGGCCGCATCTTCGACACCGCGTTCGCCGACGTCTACCCGCTCTACGTCGCGAAGGCCGAGCGGAAGGGCCACACGCGGGCCGAGGTCGACACGGTGATCTCGTGGCTGACCGGCTACGACGACGCGCGGCTCGCCGGGCACCTCGCCGCGCGCACGACCTTCCGCGACTTCTTCGCCGCCGCCGAGCTGAACCCCAGGGCCTCGCTCGTGACCGGCGTGATCTGCGGCGTCCGCATCGAGGAGCTCGACGACGAGCTGATGCAGCAGATCCGACGCCTCGACAAGCTGGTCGACGAGGTCGCGCGCGGCCGCGCCATGACGAAGGTGCTGCGCGAGGGCTGA
- a CDS encoding NUDIX domain-containing protein — protein MTTSPSPDTSPDTSPDTSPIPPRPLRPLRPSAPGERDRPDGRGRTGLDTVGRDLEGNPDVVVRDVEVTSDGWHVLRRTTFDVRGRDGAWTTQQRETYDRGNGATILLVDPARDTVLLTRQFRFPAYVNDHPDGMLVEAAAGLLDEDDPETAIRREASEELGVEVGALTHVFDAYMSPGSVTERVHFYAAEYSPADRTSAGGGVADEGEEIEVLELSFAEALAMVDDGRIVDGKTIMLLQWAALRRLTTGGLG, from the coding sequence ATGACCACGTCCCCGTCCCCGGACACGTCCCCGGACACGTCCCCGGACACGTCCCCGATCCCACCTCGGCCTCTGCGGCCTCTGCGGCCCTCGGCACCCGGCGAGCGGGACCGGCCCGACGGTCGCGGTCGCACCGGCCTCGACACGGTCGGGCGCGACCTCGAGGGCAACCCCGACGTGGTGGTGCGCGACGTCGAGGTCACCTCCGACGGCTGGCACGTGCTGCGGCGCACCACCTTCGACGTCCGCGGACGGGACGGGGCCTGGACGACGCAGCAGCGCGAGACCTACGACCGCGGCAACGGCGCGACGATCCTGCTCGTCGACCCTGCCCGCGACACCGTCCTGCTGACCCGCCAGTTCCGGTTCCCGGCGTACGTCAACGACCACCCGGACGGGATGCTCGTCGAGGCCGCCGCTGGCCTGCTCGACGAGGACGACCCGGAGACGGCGATCCGTCGCGAGGCGAGCGAGGAGCTGGGCGTCGAGGTCGGCGCGCTCACGCACGTGTTCGACGCCTACATGAGCCCGGGATCCGTCACCGAGCGGGTGCACTTCTACGCCGCCGAGTACAGCCCCGCCGACCGGACGAGCGCCGGCGGGGGAGTGGCCGACGAGGGCGAGGAGATCGAGGTGCTCGAGCTGTCGTTCGCCGAGGCGCTGGCCATGGTCGACGACGGCCGGATCGTCGACGGCAAGACCATCATGCTGTTGCAGTGGGCGGCACTCCGCCGACTCACGACGGGCGGCCTCGGCTAG
- a CDS encoding NAD(P)H-dependent oxidoreductase has protein sequence MKTLIVTAHPDPESLTAGIAELVRAALEPGEVEIADLAAEGFDPRFGAADRHTYRVGGEFPDDVAAEHRRLDAADHLVLVFPVWWWSMPALLKGWIDRVFVNGWAFDVDGAEGGTGMRRNLGGLTIHLLLVAGDSASTYEKHGYEQALETQVRHGIVDYVGARRGITAWVHNSERDDAEGRRIAVEEAVAQVAASVRGA, from the coding sequence ATGAAGACGCTCATCGTCACCGCCCATCCTGACCCCGAGTCGCTCACCGCCGGCATCGCCGAGCTGGTGCGGGCGGCGCTGGAGCCCGGCGAGGTCGAGATCGCCGATCTCGCCGCCGAGGGCTTCGACCCGCGGTTCGGCGCCGCCGACCGTCACACCTACCGGGTCGGCGGCGAGTTCCCCGACGACGTCGCAGCCGAGCACCGCCGTCTCGACGCCGCCGACCACCTCGTGCTCGTCTTCCCCGTCTGGTGGTGGTCGATGCCGGCCCTGCTCAAGGGGTGGATCGACCGGGTGTTCGTGAACGGCTGGGCGTTCGACGTCGACGGCGCCGAGGGCGGCACCGGGATGCGACGCAACCTCGGCGGGCTCACGATCCACCTCCTCCTCGTGGCCGGCGACAGTGCCTCGACCTACGAGAAGCACGGCTACGAGCAGGCTCTCGAGACGCAGGTCAGGCACGGGATCGTCGACTACGTCGGAGCCCGACGCGGCATCACGGCGTGGGTGCACAACAGCGAGCGGGACGACGCGGAGGGCCGACGGATCGCCGTCGAGGAGGCGGTGGCCCAGGTGGCCGCATCCGTGCGGGGAGCCTGA
- a CDS encoding Hsp20/alpha crystallin family protein: MTFDPFTELDRLAGSLLATRQGPRQMPVDLYRDGDRYVLSADMPGVDPGSVDVDVDGQVLTVKAQRTADARTGAQWLAKERPHGSYLRQFSLGEGVDASGISAHYDAGVLSIVIPVTQKAAPRRIEVTTSPATAVETASGSGIGTTQAGSESTRTGADTASTSA; encoded by the coding sequence ATGACCTTCGATCCTTTCACCGAGCTCGACCGCCTCGCCGGCAGCCTGCTCGCGACGCGGCAGGGCCCGCGGCAGATGCCCGTCGACCTGTACCGCGACGGCGACCGCTACGTGCTCTCCGCCGACATGCCGGGCGTCGACCCCGGCAGCGTCGACGTCGACGTGGACGGCCAGGTGCTCACCGTCAAGGCCCAGCGGACGGCCGACGCCCGCACCGGCGCACAGTGGCTCGCGAAGGAGCGCCCGCACGGCTCGTACCTTCGCCAGTTCAGCCTGGGCGAGGGAGTCGACGCGAGCGGCATCTCGGCGCACTACGACGCCGGCGTCCTCTCGATCGTCATCCCGGTGACGCAGAAGGCCGCCCCGCGCCGCATCGAGGTGACGACCAGCCCGGCGACGGCCGTCGAGACGGCGTCTGGCTCGGGCATCGGCACGACGCAGGCCGGGTCCGAGTCGACTCGCACCGGTGCCGACACGGCGTCGACGAGCGCGTAG
- a CDS encoding cation:dicarboxylate symporter family transporter, protein MATTPSPRDDTIHRSPLSRLRRIEKSHWLYIAVIVAVGAGILVGLTAPDVAVQLKPIGTAFVSLISMMIAPVIFCTIVLGVGSIAKAATVGKVGGLALGYFIAMSTFALAIGLVVGNLIHPGEGLMVGSTGYEAPVSAEAGGTAGFLLGIIPETLVSSLTSGSILQTLFVALLVGFALQRMGARGATILEGVRNLQVLVFRILAMIMWVAPIGAFGAIAAVVGETGVAAIVALATLMIAFYVTCIVFVAGVLGTVLKLVTGINIFRVMRYLGREYLLIVSTSSSEVALPRLIAKMEHLGVSKPVVGITVPTGYSFNLDGTAIYLTMASLFIANAMGTPLSVGEQLSLLLFMMIASKGAAGVTGAGIATLAGGLQAHRPDLVDGVGVIVGIDRFMSEARALTNFTGNAVATLLVGTWTREVDKEQVERVLGGRSPFDESTMSADGHGDAAHAAASGAGAEEAAAETTGPARDERISTDTVRTIVGGDERVSRR, encoded by the coding sequence ATGGCAACGACGCCCTCCCCCCGAGACGACACGATCCACCGTTCGCCCCTCTCGCGCCTCCGGCGGATCGAGAAGTCGCACTGGCTCTACATCGCCGTGATCGTCGCGGTCGGGGCCGGCATCCTCGTCGGCCTCACCGCACCCGACGTGGCGGTGCAGCTGAAGCCGATCGGCACCGCGTTCGTGTCGCTGATCTCGATGATGATCGCGCCGGTGATCTTCTGCACGATCGTGCTCGGCGTCGGCTCGATCGCGAAGGCGGCGACCGTCGGCAAGGTCGGCGGGCTCGCGCTCGGCTACTTCATCGCGATGTCGACCTTCGCGCTGGCGATCGGCCTGGTCGTCGGCAACCTGATCCACCCGGGCGAGGGCCTGATGGTCGGCAGCACCGGCTACGAGGCACCGGTCAGCGCGGAGGCGGGCGGCACCGCTGGCTTCCTGCTCGGCATCATCCCCGAGACGCTCGTCTCGTCGCTGACCAGCGGCTCGATCCTGCAGACGCTCTTCGTGGCCCTGCTCGTCGGCTTCGCGCTGCAGCGGATGGGCGCCCGCGGCGCGACGATCCTCGAGGGGGTCCGCAACCTGCAGGTGCTGGTGTTCCGCATCCTCGCGATGATCATGTGGGTCGCCCCGATCGGTGCGTTCGGCGCCATCGCGGCCGTCGTCGGCGAGACCGGCGTCGCCGCGATCGTCGCGCTCGCGACCCTGATGATCGCGTTCTACGTCACCTGCATCGTGTTCGTCGCGGGAGTGCTCGGCACGGTGCTGAAGCTCGTCACGGGCATCAACATCTTCCGGGTCATGCGCTACCTCGGCCGCGAGTACCTGCTGATCGTGTCGACCTCGTCGAGCGAGGTGGCCCTGCCCCGCCTCATCGCGAAGATGGAGCACCTCGGCGTCTCGAAGCCCGTCGTCGGCATCACGGTGCCCACCGGCTACTCGTTCAACCTCGACGGCACGGCGATCTACCTGACGATGGCGTCGCTGTTCATCGCCAACGCGATGGGCACTCCGCTGAGCGTGGGGGAGCAGCTCTCGCTGCTGCTGTTCATGATGATCGCCTCGAAGGGCGCCGCAGGGGTCACCGGTGCCGGCATCGCGACGCTCGCCGGAGGCCTGCAGGCGCACCGCCCCGACCTGGTCGACGGGGTCGGCGTCATCGTCGGCATCGACCGCTTCATGTCGGAGGCCCGCGCCCTCACGAACTTCACCGGCAACGCCGTAGCGACTTTGCTCGTCGGCACCTGGACCCGCGAGGTCGACAAGGAGCAGGTCGAGCGCGTGCTCGGCGGCCGGTCGCCCTTCGACGAGTCGACGATGAGCGCCGACGGCCACGGCGACGCGGCCCACGCAGCCGCCTCAGGGGCCGGTGCCGAGGAGGCGGCGGCCGAGACCACGGGACCGGCGCGCGACGAGCGCATCTCGACCGACACGGTGCGGACGATCGTCGGCGGCGACGAGCGGGTCTCGCGCCGCTGA
- a CDS encoding ATP-binding protein, producing the protein MRRASIATRLFALQVVGVVVLALVAGAWQWTSARADTERAAATRCTALATSIADNPFVLEALDTDDPSASLEPYALDLMRDTDTDFVTVMTPDRTRLTHPDPAEIGQPFIGTIAPALAGRPFTETYSGTLGPSVRAVVPVRDDDGAVVALVAAGVTVDSVSAALGQRLPLLVGGALATVALGALAAWLLSRHLRRVTRGLGAEELGRVSDHHEAVLHSVGEGLVLVDDQGRLTLANDHAALLLGLPSLVDDVARRSVPVAELPLPTSLAVLLAGGDEAQDEVHVADDRVLVVNQRVAAAPGAVGAGRGGTGGAGRAGAGGGGRRLGTVTTLRDHTELRQLTDELRTMSTLSEALRSQTHEFANRLHTIVALIELGRADEALRFASDELDLGQVLADQVVAAVDEPVLAALLLGKSAQARERAVELELRVSPDFGTPQVPVRDLVTVLGNLVDNALDAAAPRWAGAGAGTDADVEADAANRVPNHEPRNDAVHGSERSSSRPATVRVVLERPAQGVVRIAVSDSGPGLPEGRDVFERGVSTKPGGTGGRGIGLALVAQVARRAGGTVDARSTEHGTTITVDLPEPGHEHEDGDDEEAVVRS; encoded by the coding sequence ATGCGCCGCGCCAGCATCGCCACCCGCCTCTTCGCCCTGCAGGTCGTCGGGGTCGTCGTGCTCGCCCTCGTCGCCGGGGCGTGGCAGTGGACGAGCGCGCGTGCCGACACCGAGCGTGCGGCAGCCACCCGCTGCACCGCCCTGGCGACCTCGATCGCCGACAACCCGTTCGTGCTCGAGGCCCTCGACACGGACGACCCGTCCGCGTCGCTCGAGCCGTACGCGCTCGACCTGATGCGCGACACGGACACCGACTTCGTCACCGTGATGACGCCCGACCGCACGCGCCTCACGCACCCTGACCCCGCCGAGATCGGCCAGCCGTTCATCGGCACGATCGCCCCTGCGCTCGCCGGGCGGCCGTTCACCGAGACCTACTCGGGCACGCTCGGGCCGTCGGTCCGCGCCGTCGTGCCGGTGCGCGACGACGACGGAGCGGTCGTCGCCCTCGTGGCGGCCGGCGTGACCGTCGACAGCGTGTCCGCGGCGCTCGGCCAGCGCCTCCCCCTGCTCGTCGGCGGGGCCCTCGCGACCGTGGCCCTCGGCGCGCTGGCGGCGTGGCTGCTCAGCCGACACCTCCGGCGGGTGACCCGCGGCCTCGGCGCGGAGGAGCTCGGCCGGGTCAGCGACCACCACGAGGCGGTGCTGCACTCGGTCGGCGAGGGGCTCGTGCTCGTCGACGACCAGGGGCGGCTGACGCTCGCGAACGACCACGCGGCGCTGCTGCTCGGTCTGCCGTCGCTGGTCGACGACGTCGCGAGGCGGTCCGTGCCGGTGGCGGAGCTCCCGCTGCCGACGTCGCTCGCCGTGCTGCTCGCCGGTGGCGACGAGGCCCAGGACGAGGTGCACGTCGCCGACGACCGGGTGCTCGTCGTGAACCAACGGGTCGCCGCCGCGCCGGGGGCAGTCGGCGCAGGGCGGGGCGGCACAGGAGGCGCGGGTCGGGCCGGCGCAGGAGGCGGGGGTCGACGCCTCGGCACCGTCACCACCCTGCGAGACCACACCGAGCTGCGGCAGCTGACCGACGAGCTGCGCACGATGAGCACCCTGTCGGAGGCGCTGCGCTCGCAGACCCACGAGTTCGCCAACCGGCTGCACACGATCGTCGCGCTGATCGAGCTGGGCCGCGCGGACGAGGCCCTCCGCTTCGCCTCGGACGAGCTGGACCTCGGCCAGGTGCTCGCCGACCAGGTCGTCGCTGCCGTCGACGAGCCGGTGCTCGCGGCCCTGCTGCTCGGCAAGAGCGCCCAGGCGCGCGAGCGCGCCGTCGAGCTCGAGCTGAGGGTGTCGCCCGACTTCGGCACGCCGCAGGTGCCGGTGCGCGACCTCGTCACGGTACTCGGCAACCTCGTGGACAACGCGCTCGACGCGGCGGCACCGCGCTGGGCGGGCGCGGGGGCGGGTACCGACGCCGACGTGGAGGCGGACGCCGCGAACCGCGTTCCGAACCATGAACCGCGAAATGACGCAGTTCATGGTTCGGAACGCAGTTCATCCCGCCCCGCGACCGTGAGAGTCGTGCTCGAGCGGCCGGCGCAGGGCGTCGTGCGGATCGCGGTCTCCGACAGCGGCCCCGGGCTGCCCGAGGGGCGCGACGTGTTCGAGCGCGGCGTCAGCACGAAACCCGGGGGCACCGGGGGGCGCGGGATCGGCCTCGCGCTGGTGGCCCAGGTCGCGCGGCGGGCGGGCGGCACCGTCGACGCCCGCTCGACGGAGCACGGCACCACGATCACGGTCGACCTGCCCGAGCCCGGGCACGAGCACGAGGACGGCGACGACGAGGAGGCGGTGGTGCGGTCGTGA
- a CDS encoding response regulator produces MTGASSALPLPPAPPPVRVRVLVVDDEPLTAEAHGAYVTRLDGFELVGVVHDGRCALDRLRQPGVDLVLLDLTLPDIHGIQLCRALRAAGSTVDVVAITAVRDVAVVKSAVSLGIVQYLIKPFGFATFAERLTGYLAFRRGLDQGEGQVTQTEVDASLATLRTAAAPSLAKGIAPETLSAVVEALRAASATPSMAADDMQGQPRGGALSAGEVATAVAVSRVTARRYLEHLADAGQVDRVPRYGAPGRPEHEYRWR; encoded by the coding sequence GTGACCGGCGCCTCCTCGGCCCTGCCCCTGCCCCCGGCTCCGCCGCCGGTGCGGGTGCGGGTGCTCGTCGTCGACGACGAGCCGCTCACGGCGGAGGCGCACGGTGCGTACGTCACGCGGCTCGACGGCTTCGAGCTCGTCGGAGTGGTGCACGACGGCCGCTGCGCCCTCGACCGGCTGCGACAGCCAGGGGTGGACCTCGTGCTGCTCGACCTGACGCTGCCCGACATCCACGGGATCCAGCTCTGCCGGGCGCTGCGAGCGGCCGGCTCGACGGTCGACGTCGTCGCGATCACGGCGGTGCGCGACGTCGCGGTCGTCAAGAGCGCGGTGTCGCTCGGGATCGTGCAGTACCTGATCAAGCCGTTCGGCTTCGCGACCTTCGCGGAGCGGCTCACCGGCTACCTCGCGTTCCGCCGCGGGCTCGACCAGGGCGAGGGGCAGGTCACCCAGACCGAGGTCGACGCGAGCCTCGCGACGCTGCGGACGGCCGCGGCCCCGTCGCTCGCGAAGGGCATCGCGCCGGAGACGCTCTCCGCCGTCGTCGAGGCGCTGCGGGCGGCGTCGGCCACGCCGTCCATGGCTGCCGACGACATGCAGGGGCAGCCCCGAGGAGGTGCGCTGTCGGCCGGCGAGGTCGCCACGGCCGTCGCGGTCTCGCGCGTCACGGCCCGTCGCTACCTCGAGCACCTCGCCGACGCGGGCCAGGTCGACCGCGTGCCCCGGTACGGCGCGCCGGGCCGGCCCGAGCACGAGTACCGCTGGCGCTGA